In Desulfonatronum sp. SC1, one DNA window encodes the following:
- a CDS encoding DNA-binding protein has translation MNEPHIAHEEATIASFRRDPAFAAEYLNAVIEDGSQEEIMTALRRVAEAFGMKQIAVSAKVNPKTLYRTLSSKGNPELRTFRGILDHMRLAVTPKHARHGHL, from the coding sequence ATGAATGAACCACATATCGCTCACGAAGAGGCCACCATCGCCAGCTTTCGGCGAGATCCGGCATTTGCCGCGGAATATTTAAATGCCGTTATCGAGGATGGATCACAGGAGGAGATCATGACGGCCTTGCGGCGGGTTGCCGAGGCCTTCGGCATGAAACAGATTGCCGTATCGGCCAAGGTCAACCCAAAAACGCTGTACAGGACGCTGTCTTCCAAGGGGAACCCTGAATTGCGAACATTCCGCGGCATTCTCGACCACATGCGCCTTGCGGTCACGCCCAAGCATGCGCGTCACGGTCATTTATGA
- a CDS encoding DUF2905 domain-containing protein, protein MRVTVIYEGTLAALEMAWGCLSAGFTSHTETAGETVAMGRYLIGIGLLLVAIGLIWRYAPWLVQWFGKLPGDIRYESGRTRVLFPITSMIVVSIALTILINLFRK, encoded by the coding sequence ATGCGCGTCACGGTCATTTATGAAGGAACGCTTGCCGCGTTGGAAATGGCATGGGGTTGTTTATCCGCGGGGTTTACTTCTCATACTGAAACAGCAGGCGAGACGGTTGCGATGGGGCGTTATTTGATTGGGATCGGGTTGTTGCTTGTGGCAATTGGTCTGATCTGGCGGTATGCGCCGTGGCTGGTGCAGTGGTTTGGGAAGTTGCCGGGCGATATACGGTATGAGTCGGGACGGACGCGGGTTCTCTTTCCGATCACGTCCATGATCGTCGTCAGCATCGCCCTGACGATATTGATTAACTTGTTTCGGAAATGA